The proteins below come from a single Rhodanobacter sp. LX-99 genomic window:
- the sugE gene encoding quaternary ammonium compound efflux SMR transporter SugE produces the protein MAWIYLLLAGLFEIVWAIGLKYTDGFSRLWPSVGTLAAMAVSIVLLAMAVKTLPIGTAYAIWTGIGAVGAVALGIVLFGDPATLPRLLCVALILIGIVGLKLTAS, from the coding sequence ATGGCGTGGATCTATCTGCTGCTGGCCGGCCTGTTCGAAATCGTGTGGGCTATCGGTCTCAAGTACACCGACGGCTTCAGCCGGCTGTGGCCCAGCGTCGGCACGCTGGCGGCGATGGCAGTGAGCATCGTGCTGTTGGCGATGGCAGTGAAAACGCTGCCGATCGGCACCGCGTATGCAATCTGGACCGGCATCGGCGCGGTCGGTGCGGTGGCGCTCGGCATCGTGCTGTTCGGCGATCCGGCCACGCTGCCGCGGCTGCTGTGCGTTGCGCTGATCCTGATTGGCATCGTCGGCC
- the rlmB gene encoding 23S rRNA (guanosine(2251)-2'-O)-methyltransferase RlmB, with translation MSESWIVGINPVEGALSNDAERVREVLVENGQRNARVLDLAERAKKLKIPVQHRPRDELDKLAGEARHQGVAARYEAAPAAHESDLAALLERDGSDTLVLVLDGVTDPHNLGACLRSAAAAKVTAVIVPKDRAVGLTPVVRRASAGGADRVPLIAVTNLARTLRELKDAGVWITGLAGDTDTTIYGVDFRGPVALVLGSEGEGIRRLTRELCDFVAKIPMPGSMESLNVSVATGVVLFEALRQRGAKR, from the coding sequence ATGAGCGAGAGCTGGATCGTCGGGATCAACCCGGTCGAAGGTGCGTTGAGCAACGATGCCGAGCGCGTGCGCGAAGTGCTGGTCGAGAACGGCCAGCGCAATGCCCGCGTGCTGGATCTGGCCGAGCGCGCGAAAAAACTGAAGATTCCGGTGCAGCACCGTCCGCGCGACGAGCTGGACAAGCTGGCTGGCGAGGCGCGTCACCAGGGCGTGGCGGCGCGCTACGAGGCGGCACCGGCGGCGCATGAAAGCGACCTGGCCGCTCTGCTGGAGCGCGACGGCAGCGATACGCTGGTGCTGGTGCTCGACGGCGTCACTGACCCGCACAACCTTGGTGCCTGCCTGCGCAGTGCGGCGGCGGCGAAAGTCACCGCGGTGATCGTGCCGAAGGACCGCGCGGTCGGACTGACCCCGGTGGTGCGTCGCGCCTCGGCCGGCGGCGCCGACCGGGTGCCGCTGATCGCGGTGACCAACCTGGCGCGCACGCTGCGCGAATTGAAGGATGCCGGCGTGTGGATCACCGGTCTGGCCGGCGACACCGACACTACCATCTATGGCGTCGACTTCAGGGGTCCGGTGGCGCTGGTGCTGGGCAGCGAAGGCGAGGGCATCCGCCGGCTCACCCGCGAGCTGTGCGATTTCGTGGCGAAGATCCCGATGCCCGGGTCGATGGAAAGCCTCAACGTTTCCGTCGCCACCGGCGTGGTGCTGTTCGAGGCATTGCGCCAGCGGGGTGCAAAACGATGA